Genomic segment of Nostoc sp. UHCC 0302:
CTACATAGTGAGCCTCGGCGATAATCTTGTAGCCCAGTTTTTCGGCAACTGTAATCCAGGGTTCCATGACTGCAACTGCATCAACTAGCCCATCACGCAAAGCGACAAAGCGGTTGAATTGTTTATTTTGTCCACCACCTTCAATGTGTACTACTTTACCCGGATTTCTCACAAAGCCGGAGAAAAGAGGAGTCAAAAACTGCCAAAATATCTATTGCACATGAATTCCAGCAGTTTTAAGCATGACCCCTCAGAAAACAGATTGTATACCGGAACAGTTCAAATTTGAACAAGTTAAATCATGTCCAGTCGTAGTTAATTTCAAGGGTGAGAGGGTAACATCAGATGCAGGATTGACTTTAATTGCGGAGCTAGACCGAAAAAGAGAAATTACATCGCGAGTAGCAAGATGTTTTAAAGATTACCGAGATTCCAATAGAATTGACCATTCAGTAGAAAGCCTAATCACGCAGAGAATATATGGTTTGATAATGGGTTATGAAGACTTAAACGACCACGAGGAACTGCGTCACGATCCAATGTTTATCCTGGCGCTAGGGAAAATAATGGGTTCAGAAAAAGAACTACCAGTCCTAGCAGGTAAAAGCACTTTAAATCGTATCGAACACTGTCCAGAAACTGTTGAATCAAGAGCATCAAGTCGATATCATCGCATTGGACATGATGCAGAAGCTATAGAGAAATTATTAGTTGAAATATTTTTAGAATCCTACTCCAAAGCACCACGACAGATAATTTTAGACTTGGACGTGACTGATGATTTAGTGCATGGCAATCAAGAAGAAGTGTTTTTTAACCCTTATTATAGAGGATATTGTTATGCTCCACTTTATATTTTCTGCGGTAAACATTTAATTGCAGCAAAGCTTCGTGCTTCTAATGTAGATCCAGCGTCGGGTGCATTATCAGAATTGCAACGAGTAATAAAACTAATACGTTTACGTTGGGATAATGTGAAAATTATTGTACGTGGAGATAGTGCGTATTCGAGAGAAGATATTATGAGTTGGTGTGAATCTCAAGTTGGAGTAGATTATGTCTTTGGGTTAGCCCAGAATAGTCGGTTAATTCAACTATCCCAACCAACCCAATACCGGGCTTATCTTGAATATTCGCAAAAACTGGAAACTGTAGTAGAGTTTTTTGAAACTTTATTTACTCCGTCAGATGACTTGAAAAAACAAGCAGCAGCCTTTGTTGATAACTCAGTTTGGTATTGTTCGCTTGATTATAAAACTTTAAAATCTTGGAGCCGTAATCGCCGTGTTGTCTCAAAAATTGAGTATAGTAAGTCAGGGGTAAGTACTCGTTTTGTTGTCACTTCACTCCCTACTAAATTAGTGCCTCCAGGACGACTTTATACCCAGAAGTATTGCCCACGAGGTGATATGGAGAATCGTTTAAAAGAACAGAAGTTATCACTAAAAAGTGATAGAACTAGTACTCATACATTTGCTGGAAATCAACTACGTCTGTGGTTTTCTTCTGTTGCTTATATTTTGATAAACGCTCTCCGAGAGCAATGTTTAACAACAAGCGAACTCAAAAATGCTACTGTTGGAACTGTTCGTACAAAGTTACTGAAATTGGGAGCCGTTATTACTGTTAATAGCCGATATATTTTAATCGCTATTAGTAGAGATTGTCCATACAAGAATATTTTTGCAACAGCTTACAGCTATTTATCTCGGCTAAACTGTTCTGGTTGATTTTCAGCTAATTGGAATTATAGTTATTAGCTTTAACTTGGGTAGATTTCATTGATTTAACCCTAGCTTTAGGCTGTCTATTTATCATTTTCAATAATCTTTGCTTTAGTATTTATTGTTTAGAATGTATCATATTTGTCTTTGTAGTTTCGGTTTACACGTTGTCATAATCTGTTGTTGATTATAGTTTAGTGTTGTATAAAATAATTTACTTTAAGTTTTACTCATCTCAATGATTTTTTCTCACTTGTGAGAAATCCGGGTTTAA
This window contains:
- a CDS encoding IS1380 family transposase yields the protein MTPQKTDCIPEQFKFEQVKSCPVVVNFKGERVTSDAGLTLIAELDRKREITSRVARCFKDYRDSNRIDHSVESLITQRIYGLIMGYEDLNDHEELRHDPMFILALGKIMGSEKELPVLAGKSTLNRIEHCPETVESRASSRYHRIGHDAEAIEKLLVEIFLESYSKAPRQIILDLDVTDDLVHGNQEEVFFNPYYRGYCYAPLYIFCGKHLIAAKLRASNVDPASGALSELQRVIKLIRLRWDNVKIIVRGDSAYSREDIMSWCESQVGVDYVFGLAQNSRLIQLSQPTQYRAYLEYSQKLETVVEFFETLFTPSDDLKKQAAAFVDNSVWYCSLDYKTLKSWSRNRRVVSKIEYSKSGVSTRFVVTSLPTKLVPPGRLYTQKYCPRGDMENRLKEQKLSLKSDRTSTHTFAGNQLRLWFSSVAYILINALREQCLTTSELKNATVGTVRTKLLKLGAVITVNSRYILIAISRDCPYKNIFATAYSYLSRLNCSG